A section of the Agarivorans litoreus genome encodes:
- a CDS encoding NADP(H)-dependent aldo-keto reductase, giving the protein MKYRQLGESNLRVSEICLGTMTWGEQNSQDQAFDQLDYAIANGVNFIDTAEMYPVPPQQSTQGDTETIIGNYLTKRNCRDELILASKVAAPSKSDRGGYIRQDMRLTWNGIHQALQDSLNRLQTDYLDLYQVHWPDRATNFFGELNYQHQEGADQTPIIETLEALADLVNSGKVRYLGISNETPWGAMRYVHLAEKHNLPKIVSIQNPYNLLNRSFEVALAEVSHRENIPLLAYSPLAFGALTGKYLNDKWPEGARLTLYKRFARYGPDAQQAIQHYVDLAREFELSPAQLALAFVNQRSFVGANIIGATNLEQLKENLNSTKVLLSDQLEQRIQELGDKFRIPCP; this is encoded by the coding sequence ATGAAATATCGTCAATTAGGAGAATCAAATCTGAGAGTGAGCGAAATTTGTCTAGGAACAATGACTTGGGGGGAACAGAACTCTCAAGATCAAGCATTTGATCAACTTGATTACGCTATAGCAAATGGAGTTAACTTTATAGATACCGCTGAAATGTATCCGGTGCCGCCCCAGCAAAGCACTCAGGGCGATACTGAAACCATCATTGGTAATTATTTAACGAAACGAAATTGTCGCGATGAGTTGATCTTGGCGTCAAAGGTTGCGGCTCCTTCAAAGTCAGATCGTGGAGGCTATATTCGGCAAGATATGCGGCTTACATGGAATGGTATTCATCAAGCACTACAAGACTCTTTAAATCGATTACAAACCGATTACCTTGATCTTTACCAAGTTCATTGGCCAGATCGTGCTACTAACTTTTTTGGCGAGTTAAACTATCAGCACCAAGAAGGCGCTGATCAAACACCTATCATAGAAACACTCGAAGCCTTAGCTGACCTTGTGAATTCGGGAAAGGTTCGCTACCTAGGGATCTCCAACGAAACACCTTGGGGAGCAATGCGTTATGTTCATTTAGCAGAGAAGCATAACTTGCCGAAGATCGTCTCGATTCAGAACCCTTACAATTTGCTTAATCGTAGTTTTGAAGTTGCCTTAGCGGAAGTGTCGCATCGCGAGAATATCCCTTTATTAGCCTACTCCCCATTAGCCTTTGGAGCACTAACTGGGAAGTATTTGAATGATAAGTGGCCCGAAGGAGCGCGCCTCACCTTATATAAGCGTTTTGCGCGCTATGGTCCAGATGCTCAACAAGCGATTCAGCATTATGTAGATTTAGCGCGTGAATTTGAGTTAAGCCCTGCCCAGTTAGCCCTGGCATTTGTCAATCAGCGTAGCTTTGTGGGAGCCAATATCATTGGTGCCACCAACCTTGAACAGCTCAAAGAAAATCTGAATAGTACTAAAGTGTTGCTGTCTGATCAGTTGGAGCAGCGAATTCAAGAGTTGGGTGATAAATTTAGGATCCCTTGTCCCTAA
- a CDS encoding pullulanase-associated domain-containing protein — translation MQRASIFILLFWCISTVASADSVTVHYKSISNNYDGWGLHVWAGEEMVNGKQVGARTDFRLRKGTTPAAPLMPSKFDDFGVAFTIPVRKDAKQFSYTLTNGALHHMGVEEWKWIKSKHGLEIWIVEKDPKIYTAIPAKFAKSATATAKKATSTVAKPKAVLPPPVPKATTATATKAVAQPKPIAKSSGPSPEMKRTLDLLKNDLSKKNATISKLQSALNDTQKINQRLQNDLNSKLIDYQALLQLNDKISNENRTLTASNQSLYAQVEQAGSSNAEAQLLERNQQLEKQLAGVNEQVLGLQKTIAENTGNSEQQKQLQEQFNQMQTQRDELRADNNKLSAHIVELVQRSESSGQAQESGIAWWLFGAVVAVLVVLIGLVFLATSKRYKDLQLDMEDALKRKEEEIKTEKIYAAAANEKLRKVLHGEAQQRSWAPVPDGLPENLKKDTA, via the coding sequence GTGCAAAGAGCATCCATATTTATATTACTTTTCTGGTGTATTAGTACAGTTGCCAGTGCAGATAGCGTGACTGTTCACTACAAGAGCATTTCTAACAACTATGACGGCTGGGGTTTACATGTCTGGGCTGGTGAGGAAATGGTGAATGGCAAACAAGTTGGTGCTAGAACCGACTTCCGTTTGCGTAAAGGCACCACTCCTGCTGCTCCGTTAATGCCGAGTAAGTTTGACGACTTCGGTGTAGCCTTTACGATTCCTGTACGTAAAGATGCTAAACAGTTCTCTTATACGCTAACCAATGGTGCTCTTCACCATATGGGTGTAGAGGAGTGGAAGTGGATCAAAAGCAAACATGGTTTAGAAATTTGGATTGTTGAAAAAGATCCCAAAATTTACACCGCAATACCTGCAAAATTTGCTAAAAGCGCCACTGCAACGGCGAAGAAAGCAACTAGCACGGTAGCTAAACCTAAAGCCGTGCTGCCACCACCAGTGCCTAAAGCAACCACTGCGACTGCCACAAAAGCAGTAGCCCAACCTAAGCCAATTGCTAAGTCTAGTGGTCCAAGCCCTGAAATGAAGCGTACCTTAGATTTGCTTAAAAATGATCTAAGTAAAAAGAATGCAACCATTAGTAAGCTGCAATCTGCGCTGAATGACACTCAAAAAATTAATCAGCGTTTACAAAATGACTTAAACAGTAAGCTGATTGATTACCAAGCGCTGCTACAACTTAACGATAAGATAAGCAATGAGAACCGCACATTGACTGCGTCTAACCAAAGCTTATATGCGCAAGTTGAACAAGCTGGTAGCAGCAATGCTGAGGCTCAGTTGTTAGAGCGAAATCAGCAGCTTGAAAAACAACTCGCTGGCGTAAACGAGCAAGTCCTTGGTTTACAGAAAACCATTGCTGAAAACACGGGTAACTCTGAGCAACAAAAACAGTTGCAAGAACAGTTTAACCAAATGCAAACGCAACGAGATGAATTACGAGCAGACAACAATAAGCTAAGCGCTCATATTGTAGAACTCGTTCAACGCTCAGAAAGTTCCGGCCAAGCCCAAGAATCAGGCATTGCTTGGTGGTTATTCGGCGCGGTAGTTGCGGTGCTAGTGGTATTAATTGGTCTAGTCTTTTTGGCAACCAGCAAACGTTACAAAGATCTCCAGTTAGATATGGAAGATGCCCTTAAACGTAAAGAAGAAGAAATCAAAACCGAGAAAATTTACGCTGCAGCTGCTAACGAGAAGCTACGCAAGGTACTTCACGGCGAAGCGCAACAACGCAGTTGGGCGCCAGTACCAGATGGCTTACCAGAGAATCTCAAAAAAGATACTGCATAA
- a CDS encoding HAD family hydrolase, with protein MELHIFDLDETLIAGDSGVLWHQFLVQEGVVTQAGFLEQDAAMMQQYALGELALEQYISFSLTPIKHLSSEQVDRLVSHFVRQQVNRIAYPQGRVLISQLKQSHEVLIISATVSFIVNQVAQLLGVEHHLGVDLHTEQGKYTEQIQGVASFREGKVTRLKQWLTDQSRQYSSISFYSDSINDQPLLEYVDNAYTVNPCPKLKQLALERNWTQFSWQLN; from the coding sequence GTGGAACTACATATATTCGATTTAGATGAAACACTGATCGCCGGAGACAGCGGTGTACTATGGCATCAATTTCTAGTACAAGAAGGAGTAGTTACCCAAGCAGGTTTTCTTGAGCAAGACGCAGCAATGATGCAGCAATATGCGTTAGGCGAGCTAGCTTTAGAACAATACATATCTTTCAGTTTAACTCCGATAAAACACCTTAGTAGTGAGCAAGTTGACCGCTTAGTAAGTCACTTTGTTCGCCAGCAAGTTAATCGTATTGCCTACCCACAAGGCCGAGTATTAATCTCTCAGTTAAAGCAAAGCCATGAAGTACTAATAATCTCGGCTACAGTTAGCTTTATCGTTAACCAAGTTGCGCAATTACTAGGTGTTGAACATCACTTAGGCGTTGATTTACATACCGAGCAGGGAAAATACACAGAACAAATACAGGGTGTTGCTAGCTTTCGAGAAGGTAAAGTCACACGGCTTAAGCAATGGCTCACCGATCAGTCAAGGCAATACTCATCAATCAGCTTTTATTCTGACTCAATTAACGATCAGCCCTTACTAGAGTATGTAGACAATGCATACACGGTTAACCCCTGCCCTAAGCTTAAACAGCTCGCCTTAGAGCGGAATTGGACGCAATTTAGCTGGCAGCTCAACTAA
- a CDS encoding ISAs1 family transposase: MHIKSFQEHFKPVEDPRQGAKVRHPLFDVLFGTLCAVISGAKGWHDIREYVLGHHDWFRDHGLFKLGVPVDDTFARIISSVEPEQFRESFLVWMKAVHELTEGNVVAIDGKTLRGSYNRDERSSAIHMVSAYASANKLVLGQLKTDSKSNEIIAIPELIKMLELRGALVTIDAMACQTKIAKAIVKQGGHYLLAVKGNQSNLAKAVQAAFSKQRGQSPDAQELQTETGRGRIESRISHVLRADALEGDFSNWCSLNTIAMVESYRTEKGKPTSLEYRYYISSKEMTATQIATAVREHWAIEAMHWVLDVSLQEDACQIFKKNAAENLACLRHMSLNMLRSEPTKASIPTKQKRCWMKTENLEKVLVAGFSAMADS, translated from the coding sequence ATGCACATCAAATCGTTTCAGGAACACTTTAAGCCCGTCGAAGACCCTCGCCAAGGAGCCAAGGTGCGTCACCCGCTGTTCGATGTGTTGTTTGGTACCTTGTGTGCGGTGATTTCCGGCGCAAAAGGCTGGCACGATATTCGTGAATACGTGCTTGGCCACCACGACTGGTTTAGGGACCACGGGCTTTTTAAACTCGGTGTTCCTGTCGATGACACCTTTGCCCGGATCATCTCAAGCGTTGAACCTGAACAGTTCAGAGAGAGCTTTCTGGTGTGGATGAAAGCGGTACATGAACTAACTGAAGGCAACGTTGTTGCTATCGATGGCAAAACGCTCCGAGGCTCCTACAATCGCGACGAACGCAGTAGCGCCATCCACATGGTCAGCGCTTATGCGTCAGCCAATAAGTTGGTTCTCGGACAGCTAAAAACCGACAGCAAGAGCAACGAAATCATCGCAATCCCGGAACTGATAAAGATGCTTGAGCTGCGTGGCGCACTGGTCACCATTGATGCCATGGCATGCCAGACCAAGATCGCTAAAGCCATTGTTAAGCAAGGTGGTCACTACCTGCTGGCGGTAAAGGGCAATCAGAGCAACCTGGCAAAAGCGGTACAGGCAGCATTCAGTAAGCAGCGCGGGCAATCACCTGACGCACAAGAGCTTCAGACTGAAACAGGTCGGGGACGGATAGAATCCCGAATCAGCCACGTACTCAGAGCAGATGCGCTGGAAGGCGATTTCAGTAACTGGTGCAGCCTGAATACCATTGCTATGGTTGAGAGCTATCGCACCGAAAAAGGCAAACCGACCAGCCTTGAGTACCGTTACTACATCAGTTCTAAAGAGATGACAGCGACGCAAATTGCCACTGCTGTTCGCGAGCATTGGGCCATTGAAGCGATGCACTGGGTGCTCGATGTCAGTTTGCAGGAAGACGCCTGTCAGATATTTAAAAAGAACGCAGCGGAAAACCTAGCTTGTCTGCGCCATATGTCATTGAACATGCTGCGCTCTGAGCCGACTAAGGCCAGTATTCCGACGAAGCAGAAGCGCTGCTGGATGAAAACTGAAAACCTCGAGAAGGTGTTGGTCGCCGGGTTCTCAGCAATGGCTGATAGCTAA
- the bfr gene encoding bacterioferritin, with amino-acid sequence MKGNSEVIDALNRLLMNELTAMDQYFIHSRMYEDWGLNKLYERIDHEFDDEKGHASLLIQRILFLEGTPDLSKREPLRIGSDVPSMLENDLKVEYEVDALLKEAMALCELKQDYVTRNMLQTLIDDTEMDHAYWLEQQLGLIKKIGLENYLQSQM; translated from the coding sequence ATGAAAGGTAATAGTGAAGTCATTGATGCGCTAAACCGCCTGCTAATGAATGAACTAACGGCAATGGATCAGTACTTTATTCATTCACGCATGTATGAAGACTGGGGCCTTAATAAATTGTATGAGCGTATAGATCATGAGTTCGATGATGAAAAAGGTCATGCCTCACTACTTATTCAACGTATTCTGTTCCTCGAAGGTACGCCAGACTTAAGCAAACGCGAGCCTTTGCGTATTGGTAGTGATGTGCCAAGCATGCTTGAGAATGACTTAAAGGTTGAATACGAAGTAGATGCGCTTCTTAAAGAAGCTATGGCCCTTTGCGAACTGAAGCAAGATTATGTAACACGCAATATGTTGCAAACTCTGATTGACGATACCGAAATGGACCATGCGTACTGGTTAGAGCAACAGCTAGGACTTATCAAGAAAATTGGCTTAGAGAATTACCTACAAAGCCAAATGTAA
- the bfr gene encoding bacterioferritin, with protein MKAEPKIIALLNKVLVSELTSINQYFLHARMYKNWGFDALNERNYKKSIKDMKQADKLMERILFLEGLPHAHMLGVLRIGEATEEMLQCDMDFQLEQLPIIKEAIADCEQAKDFVSRDLLEEILGFEEDHIDWIETQQYQIKKMGLDNYLAAQITKGDD; from the coding sequence ATGAAAGCCGAACCCAAAATAATTGCTTTGTTAAATAAGGTCTTAGTCTCAGAACTTACTTCGATTAACCAGTATTTTTTGCATGCCAGAATGTATAAAAACTGGGGTTTTGATGCGCTGAATGAGCGTAATTATAAAAAATCGATTAAGGATATGAAGCAAGCCGACAAATTAATGGAGCGTATTTTATTCCTAGAGGGTTTGCCTCATGCACACATGTTGGGTGTGTTGCGTATTGGTGAAGCTACCGAGGAAATGCTGCAATGTGATATGGACTTCCAGCTCGAACAGTTACCAATTATTAAAGAGGCTATTGCAGACTGTGAACAGGCTAAAGACTTTGTCAGCCGAGATTTATTAGAAGAAATATTAGGTTTTGAAGAAGATCATATTGATTGGATTGAAACACAGCAATATCAAATTAAAAAAATGGGCCTAGACAATTACTTAGCTGCTCAAATTACCAAAGGAGATGATTAA
- the mtgA gene encoding monofunctional biosynthetic peptidoglycan transglycosylase, translated as MVSLIKRFWILLFKSVLVFTLLAEILVLGLRWFDPPTWSWRIHRAWFPPASYPEEIKYQWQPLSQIHQSMPLAVVAAEDQRFLSHYGVDFLAIWKAFKSNQEGGRVRGGSTITQQTAKNLWLWPSQSYWRKAVEAGFAALLELNLPKSRIIEIYLNIAEFGPGIFGVEAASLYYFNTPSSQLSVDQAASLAALLPSPYRYKLRPKSTFMTNRIAWISQQMQQIGPLDLTSE; from the coding sequence ATGGTCAGCTTGATTAAACGTTTCTGGATCTTGTTATTTAAGAGTGTGCTAGTGTTTACCCTATTAGCAGAGATACTAGTGTTAGGCTTGCGCTGGTTCGACCCTCCAACCTGGTCTTGGCGCATTCATCGAGCATGGTTTCCACCGGCCTCATACCCAGAAGAGATTAAATATCAGTGGCAACCATTATCACAAATCCACCAATCAATGCCCTTGGCGGTAGTTGCCGCTGAGGATCAGCGGTTTTTGTCGCACTATGGCGTAGATTTTCTAGCTATCTGGAAAGCTTTTAAAAGTAATCAAGAAGGTGGACGAGTAAGAGGCGGTAGTACGATTACTCAACAAACTGCTAAGAATCTGTGGTTGTGGCCTAGTCAAAGTTATTGGCGAAAGGCTGTAGAAGCTGGCTTTGCAGCTTTGCTAGAGTTAAATCTACCTAAATCCAGAATCATCGAAATTTACCTAAATATTGCTGAGTTTGGCCCTGGTATTTTTGGAGTAGAAGCCGCTAGCCTGTATTACTTTAATACACCTTCAAGCCAGCTTAGCGTTGATCAGGCGGCGAGCTTGGCAGCTTTGCTGCCAAGTCCTTATAGATACAAGCTAAGGCCTAAAAGTACATTTATGACCAATAGAATCGCATGGATTAGTCAACAAATGCAGCAAATAGGGCCGTTAGATTTAACAAGCGAGTAA
- a CDS encoding benzoate/H(+) symporter BenE family transporter, producing the protein MRDWFVLSRVSAGFIAVLVGYTSSAAIVFQAAASAGASEQQIGSWLWALGIGMGATSIGFSWYHKKPILTAWSTPGAALLVTSLSGLSVNQAIGAFLFSSLLITLVGLSGLMDKLIRWIPQSVASAMLAGVLLQFSLQLFQSLESQLILVSSMLTCYLIGKLYAPRYVMLITLLVGITAAFYLGLLELSSVTLELAMPVWISPSLSWQALLGVGLPLFVVTMASQNMPGIAALHGNGYRPAISPLISWTGVAGLLLAPFGGFAFNLAAITAAICMGKEADEDPTKRYYASIWAGVFYLLLGLLGATVVSMFAAFPQELVVAIAGLALISTIANSLSTALACTKGREAAAITFLVTASSVNVFGIASAFWGLSIGLIVHCLFSQDGLSEEKKDTDAAGNKV; encoded by the coding sequence ATGCGTGACTGGTTTGTTTTATCTCGAGTGTCGGCTGGTTTTATCGCAGTATTAGTGGGCTATACCAGCTCAGCGGCTATTGTGTTTCAAGCTGCTGCTTCGGCAGGAGCAAGCGAACAGCAAATTGGTTCGTGGTTGTGGGCTTTAGGTATTGGGATGGGGGCGACGAGTATCGGCTTTTCTTGGTATCACAAAAAGCCGATTCTTACTGCTTGGTCTACGCCTGGCGCAGCACTGCTAGTGACTAGCTTATCAGGGCTCTCGGTTAATCAAGCGATTGGTGCGTTTTTGTTTAGCTCGCTATTAATAACTTTAGTGGGTTTAAGTGGTTTGATGGATAAGCTGATCCGTTGGATCCCTCAATCAGTGGCCTCCGCGATGTTAGCTGGTGTGTTATTGCAATTTAGTTTGCAGTTGTTTCAATCACTAGAGAGCCAATTGATATTGGTATCCAGTATGCTGACCTGCTACCTAATCGGCAAATTGTATGCCCCACGCTACGTTATGCTGATTACTTTACTGGTAGGCATTACAGCAGCTTTCTACTTGGGTTTGCTGGAGTTATCGTCGGTGACTTTAGAGCTAGCTATGCCGGTGTGGATTAGTCCATCGTTATCATGGCAGGCTTTGCTAGGTGTAGGTTTGCCTTTGTTTGTGGTTACCATGGCCTCACAAAATATGCCTGGTATTGCTGCCTTGCATGGCAACGGATACCGGCCTGCAATTTCTCCACTGATATCTTGGACAGGTGTCGCCGGGTTGCTGCTAGCGCCATTTGGAGGTTTTGCTTTTAACTTGGCGGCCATTACTGCTGCAATTTGCATGGGCAAAGAGGCCGATGAAGATCCCACAAAACGCTATTATGCCTCGATTTGGGCCGGAGTGTTTTATCTATTGCTGGGCTTGCTGGGAGCAACGGTAGTAAGTATGTTTGCCGCTTTTCCTCAAGAGTTAGTGGTAGCGATTGCTGGTTTGGCGTTGATTAGTACTATCGCCAACAGTTTATCCACTGCTTTAGCCTGCACAAAAGGGAGAGAGGCGGCCGCGATTACTTTCTTGGTAACGGCTTCATCAGTGAACGTGTTTGGCATTGCCAGTGCGTTTTGGGGTTTAAGTATAGGTTTGATCGTGCACTGCCTGTTTTCTCAAGATGGATTGAGCGAGGAAAAGAAAGACACGGATGCTGCTGGAAATAAGGTCTAG
- a CDS encoding helix-turn-helix domain-containing protein gives MLALNQYLAAALKQQRKDKQWSLDTAAKQTGVSKAMLGQIERGESSPTIATLWKIAGGFNTSLSTFLEPELAEQAQPEIRSADQLRQQPASDDMLVAILFPYDEKYGFEMYELTLLENYQRVSEPHEAGVSEHVIVTSGEMEVLANGQWNKLSQGQALRFAGDKPHGYRNLNKQAAVFHCLIHYSRNKSQQN, from the coding sequence TTGCTGGCCTTAAATCAATATCTCGCGGCAGCTTTGAAACAGCAGCGTAAAGACAAACAGTGGAGTTTAGACACCGCAGCCAAACAAACCGGTGTGAGTAAAGCCATGTTAGGACAAATAGAACGCGGTGAATCTAGCCCAACTATTGCCACACTGTGGAAAATAGCAGGAGGTTTTAATACTTCCTTATCAACCTTTTTAGAGCCAGAACTTGCAGAACAAGCTCAGCCAGAAATTCGCAGCGCAGATCAACTTCGCCAACAACCCGCCAGCGATGACATGCTCGTAGCCATTTTATTCCCCTACGATGAAAAGTATGGCTTTGAGATGTACGAACTCACCTTGTTAGAGAACTATCAGCGAGTATCTGAGCCCCACGAAGCAGGAGTGAGTGAACATGTCATTGTGACCAGTGGGGAGATGGAAGTTTTGGCAAATGGACAATGGAATAAACTCAGCCAAGGACAAGCGTTGCGCTTTGCTGGCGATAAACCTCACGGCTACAGAAACTTAAACAAGCAAGCGGCGGTGTTTCATTGCTTAATTCACTATTCTCGCAATAAATCTCAGCAGAACTAA
- a CDS encoding Fur family transcriptional regulator, translating into MSTANYIQRVSDYCSQNKLKFTPNRAAVLAILHQHQQALSAYDILAKLQQQQQNTKPPTVYRALEFLLQHHFIQHIESSSRYIIGHQHAPFTPQPLLICTDCKSVTQISLSESLKIELDQFAGQQGFRLHSQSYEFQGLCSGCQQGQVS; encoded by the coding sequence ATGTCTACAGCCAATTATATACAACGTGTCAGTGACTACTGTAGCCAAAATAAGCTTAAGTTCACGCCAAATCGTGCAGCAGTGTTGGCTATTCTTCATCAACATCAACAAGCACTTAGCGCTTACGATATTTTAGCTAAGCTGCAACAACAGCAACAAAATACCAAACCACCAACGGTATATCGGGCTTTAGAGTTTTTGCTACAACACCACTTCATTCAACATATTGAATCAAGTAGCCGTTACATCATTGGCCACCAACATGCTCCATTTACTCCGCAGCCCTTGCTTATTTGCACCGACTGTAAATCTGTTACTCAAATAAGCTTGTCTGAATCATTAAAAATTGAATTGGACCAGTTTGCCGGACAGCAAGGCTTTAGATTGCATTCGCAAAGTTACGAATTCCAAGGGCTTTGCTCTGGTTGCCAACAAGGGCAAGTGTCGTGA